One Actinomycetes bacterium DNA segment encodes these proteins:
- a CDS encoding nucleoside-diphosphate sugar epimerase/dehydratase produces the protein MRLRANATGSRQRAQRVGSPITSRSGVQAALDILAWAIALATACLARYDFVVASIVPAGLAVMTALAAVGQAGAGWFSGLYRGRRRFGSFDEVAVLAPATAFVTVLLFIADLTPGRPRLVPLGATLGGGIGAFVLMGGVRYAWRLRLDRLLRPRGDGATRLLVFGAGEGGAQVVTSMLRDPAAPYLPVALLDDHPAKRHLRISGIPVVGTRHSMAKAARDHQATALLVAVPSAGADLVGELTDLANQAALAVKVLPPVSELLDARVGVGDIRSLTEADLLGRHEIDTDVEAIAGYLAGRRVLVTGAGGSIGSELCRQIYRFAPAELIKVDRDENALHGVQLSIEGRALLDSPDMVLLDIRDRRRLEQVFAEHRPEVVFHAAALKHLPLLERHPAEAVRTNVLATLDLLEIAARWGVDRFVNVSTDKAADPVSVLGWSKRIAERLTTHVAARASGTFLSVRFGNVLGSRGSMLTTFRAQFAAGGPITVTDPEVTRYFMTVEEAVQLVIQAGAIGRDGEALVLDMGSPVRIAAVAERLAAQADRPVEVVYTGLRPGEKLHEVLLGPGELDVRPVHPLIAHVEVPPCDPELARRLDPTAPANAVVTELRRLAAVLPDQIAAVPEGGR, from the coding sequence ATGCGGCTGCGCGCGAACGCAACCGGCAGCAGGCAGCGAGCACAGCGCGTCGGGTCGCCCATCACGTCACGCTCGGGCGTGCAGGCCGCGCTCGACATCCTCGCCTGGGCGATCGCGCTGGCCACGGCCTGCCTGGCCCGCTACGACTTCGTGGTCGCGTCCATCGTCCCGGCCGGGCTGGCGGTCATGACCGCCCTCGCCGCGGTCGGGCAGGCGGGTGCCGGCTGGTTCAGCGGCCTCTACCGGGGCCGGCGCCGCTTCGGCAGCTTCGACGAGGTCGCCGTGCTCGCGCCGGCCACCGCCTTCGTCACCGTCCTGCTGTTCATCGCCGACCTCACCCCGGGACGGCCCCGGCTGGTGCCGCTTGGGGCCACGCTCGGCGGCGGCATCGGCGCGTTCGTGCTCATGGGCGGCGTCCGCTACGCCTGGCGGCTGCGCCTGGACCGGCTGCTGCGGCCCCGCGGCGACGGTGCCACCCGGCTGCTGGTCTTCGGCGCCGGCGAGGGCGGCGCCCAGGTGGTCACCTCGATGCTGCGCGACCCGGCCGCGCCCTACCTGCCGGTGGCGCTGCTCGACGACCACCCGGCAAAGCGCCACCTGCGCATCAGCGGCATCCCGGTGGTCGGCACCCGGCACTCGATGGCCAAGGCCGCCCGTGATCACCAGGCCACCGCGCTGCTCGTGGCCGTGCCGAGCGCCGGGGCCGACCTCGTCGGCGAGCTGACCGACCTGGCCAACCAGGCCGCGCTGGCCGTCAAGGTGCTGCCGCCCGTGAGCGAGCTGCTGGACGCCCGCGTGGGCGTCGGCGACATCCGCAGCCTCACCGAGGCCGACCTGCTCGGCCGGCACGAGATCGACACCGACGTGGAGGCCATCGCCGGCTACCTCGCCGGCCGGCGGGTGCTGGTGACCGGGGCCGGCGGGTCGATCGGCTCCGAGCTGTGCCGCCAGATCTACCGCTTTGCCCCCGCCGAGCTGATCAAGGTCGACCGGGACGAGAACGCGCTGCACGGCGTGCAGCTGTCGATCGAGGGCCGGGCGCTGCTCGACTCCCCCGACATGGTGCTGCTCGACATCCGCGACCGCCGCCGCCTCGAGCAGGTGTTCGCCGAGCACCGGCCCGAGGTGGTGTTCCACGCCGCCGCCCTCAAGCACCTGCCCCTGCTCGAGCGGCACCCCGCCGAGGCGGTCAGGACCAACGTGCTCGCCACCCTCGACCTGCTCGAGATCGCGGCCCGCTGGGGCGTGGACCGCTTCGTCAACGTCTCCACCGACAAGGCGGCCGACCCGGTCAGCGTGCTCGGCTGGTCCAAGCGCATCGCCGAGCGACTGACCACCCACGTCGCCGCCCGCGCGTCCGGGACCTTCCTCAGCGTCCGCTTCGGCAACGTGCTCGGCAGCCGAGGGTCGATGCTCACAACCTTCCGGGCCCAGTTCGCCGCGGGCGGGCCGATCACGGTGACCGACCCCGAGGTGACCCGCTACTTCATGACCGTGGAGGAGGCGGTCCAGCTCGTCATCCAGGCCGGGGCCATCGGCCGTGACGGCGAGGCGCTCGTGCTCGACATGGGGTCGCCGGTGCGGATTGCGGCGGTCGCGGAGCGGCTGGCCGCCCAGGCCGACCGCCCGGTCGAGGTCGTCTACACGGGCCTGCGGCCGGGCGAGAAGCTGCACGAGGTCCTGCTCGGCCCCGGCGAGCTGGACGTCCGTCCCGTCCATCCGCTCATCGCCCACGTTGAGGTCCCGCCCTGCGACCCCGAGCTGGCCCGCCGGCTCGACCCGACCGCCCCCGCCAACGCCGTCGTCACCGAGCTGCGCCGGCTGGCCGCGGTGCTGCCCGACCAGATCGCCGCCGTCCCCGAG